From the genome of Scytonema hofmannii PCC 7110, one region includes:
- a CDS encoding plasmid replication protein, CyRepA1 family — translation MYSHDLHNQHLEELVNGSGINSDIVKLNFKSLQGNTAYEYLLISEHLPRTNTGMVKSGWLQRYEHVANGGWWCSGLDPLNHWKAMEWGCFKPNQPRMNENFKSIKYEHPPSTPTRIFCLRVPLYIWQQISQRYNVAIPEEIVLQPNGEAEGFWSWVMERNVPVIICEGVKKAAALLTQGFAAIGIPGITNGYRVVRDEFGNVVSRQLIPDLGAFTITKRTFYICFDFETQPKKIVAINNAISQIGFLFQQKNCPVQVVELPGMEKGVDDFLVGKGASAFESVYRQSIDLEVYLAHTKPHTELTLPAALTINRPYLGEIPFPTSGLVGVKSAKGTGKTTALQSVVERAKSQNQPVLLMTHRIQLGRFLCEKIGIQWGLCKEEGMRGREGKGGIYQPHSPTPYSCTGARHCAPTPHSLGLCIDSIWRLNPEDWQGAIVILDEVEQSLWHLLNSSTCKDKRVKILKIFQELISTVLKTGGLIIAQDADLSDVSLEYLQGLAGIKVVPWIAINKWKPQQGWDTTFYDSPNPTPLIHQLELDLMTGYKCYVTTDSRSGRYSCETIERYLKERLARLQHKFPNSLVVSSHTTNTPGHAAVDFVASINQKVTAYDTVFVTPSLGTGISIDVQHFDRVYGIFQGVVPDFDARQALARVRDNIPRFIWCAKRGIGLIGSGSTNYRSLSCWYQDNQKENLALLSPLHKIDIDLPLVYDPIHLRTWSKLAARVNASIIFFRQSMKEGLIADGHPVSLRSNDTQKNIIRDLRFAFLATDPKDLATRKRLVLEIVKVQKDWSQSRKNTQEIDCKIREIKRQNQLTLATAVANARDIDYLEYDQLLTKHSLTNEERHKINKYVLRQRYGIEVTPELKLRDDKGYYCQLLSHYYLTHESEYFHLKDKQEFHQQLSWGNGKVFLPDLKNYTLKIEALRALGMLKFLQSERKFTENDADLILLKNISLQCSKHIRRTLGINIEMGKKSVSAIRILERLLKLLGLKLKRIDNEVYQINLETLYDERQKIFTVWHQRDELMLLNISGVKEEMSNTSLNGKFEPTPASYMI, via the coding sequence ATGTACTCGCACGACTTACACAACCAACACCTTGAAGAATTAGTTAACGGTAGTGGTATAAACTCAGACATTGTTAAATTGAATTTTAAATCTCTTCAAGGCAACACTGCTTATGAATATTTGTTAATTTCCGAACATTTACCCCGCACGAACACCGGAATGGTTAAGAGTGGCTGGTTGCAGCGTTACGAACACGTTGCAAATGGCGGCTGGTGGTGTTCGGGTCTCGATCCATTGAATCACTGGAAAGCTATGGAGTGGGGATGCTTTAAGCCAAACCAACCCCGCATGAATGAAAATTTCAAATCTATCAAGTACGAGCATCCTCCCAGTACGCCAACACGAATTTTTTGTCTGCGAGTCCCACTTTACATTTGGCAGCAAATTTCTCAACGTTACAATGTGGCTATACCTGAGGAGATCGTCCTTCAACCTAATGGTGAAGCAGAAGGTTTTTGGTCGTGGGTGATGGAACGCAATGTACCCGTAATTATTTGTGAAGGGGTCAAGAAAGCAGCAGCACTATTAACACAAGGATTTGCAGCGATAGGTATTCCCGGAATTACTAATGGTTATCGTGTTGTCAGAGATGAGTTTGGTAATGTTGTCAGTCGCCAGCTTATTCCCGATTTAGGCGCATTCACCATTACTAAGCGGACATTTTATATTTGCTTTGATTTTGAAACTCAACCAAAGAAAATCGTAGCTATAAATAACGCTATTTCTCAAATAGGATTTTTATTCCAACAAAAAAATTGCCCCGTTCAAGTCGTTGAACTTCCTGGAATGGAGAAAGGCGTAGATGATTTTCTTGTTGGCAAAGGCGCTAGTGCTTTTGAATCCGTTTATCGCCAAAGCATTGATTTAGAAGTCTATCTTGCTCATACTAAACCCCATACTGAATTAACTCTTCCAGCTGCACTCACCATCAACCGTCCTTACTTGGGAGAAATACCTTTTCCAACTTCTGGATTAGTTGGAGTTAAGTCAGCAAAAGGAACGGGAAAAACCACAGCACTTCAATCGGTTGTAGAGCGAGCAAAAAGTCAAAATCAACCCGTCTTATTAATGACTCATAGGATTCAACTCGGACGATTTTTATGTGAAAAAATCGGTATTCAATGGGGACTTTGTAAAGAGGAGGGGATGAGGGGGAGAGAGGGTAAGGGGGGGATTTATCAACCACACTCCCCTACCCCCTACTCCTGTACGGGCGCAAGGCATTGCGCCCCTACTCCCCACTCCCTCGGATTATGCATTGATTCTATTTGGAGACTGAATCCTGAAGATTGGCAAGGTGCGATCGTTATTTTGGATGAAGTCGAACAATCATTATGGCATCTACTCAATAGCAGTACTTGTAAAGATAAACGAGTCAAAATTTTAAAAATATTTCAGGAATTAATTTCAACTGTATTAAAAACAGGGGGATTAATTATAGCCCAAGATGCTGACTTATCAGACGTTTCCTTAGAATATTTACAGGGATTGGCAGGAATTAAGGTAGTCCCTTGGATTGCAATTAATAAATGGAAACCACAGCAAGGTTGGGATACCACTTTTTATGATTCTCCCAATCCCACTCCTTTGATTCATCAACTTGAATTAGATTTAATGACAGGGTATAAATGTTATGTAACTACTGATAGTCGTTCCGGACGTTATAGTTGTGAAACAATTGAACGTTACCTAAAAGAACGTTTGGCAAGATTGCAACACAAATTTCCCAATAGTCTAGTTGTTAGCAGCCATACAACTAACACACCCGGTCATGCAGCTGTTGATTTTGTTGCGTCCATTAATCAAAAAGTGACTGCCTATGACACCGTTTTTGTCACTCCAAGTTTGGGTACGGGAATTAGTATTGATGTGCAACATTTTGATAGAGTTTATGGTATTTTTCAAGGAGTTGTTCCTGATTTTGATGCACGACAAGCATTAGCAAGAGTCCGCGATAATATACCCCGTTTTATTTGGTGTGCTAAGCGAGGAATTGGTTTAATTGGAAGTGGTAGCACAAATTATCGATCGCTTTCCTGTTGGTATCAGGACAATCAAAAAGAAAATTTAGCTTTGCTAAGTCCATTACATAAAATTGATATAGATTTACCTTTAGTTTACGATCCCATCCATTTACGAACTTGGTCAAAGCTAGCTGCAAGAGTTAATGCTTCTATCATCTTTTTCCGCCAATCAATGAAAGAAGGGTTGATTGCAGATGGTCATCCAGTTTCGCTGCGGAGCAATGATACGCAAAAGAATATTATTCGAGATTTACGCTTTGCCTTTTTGGCAACCGATCCCAAGGATTTAGCAACTCGGAAAAGATTAGTTTTAGAAATTGTAAAAGTACAGAAAGATTGGTCGCAAAGCCGGAAAAATACACAAGAAATCGATTGTAAAATTCGAGAAATTAAGCGACAGAATCAATTGACATTGGCAACGGCTGTAGCTAATGCACGAGATATTGATTACTTGGAATACGACCAACTTCTGACCAAACATTCTTTAACTAATGAGGAACGTCACAAAATCAACAAATATGTCCTTAGGCAAAGGTATGGTATTGAAGTGACTCCAGAATTGAAGCTACGGGATGATAAAGGGTATTACTGTCAATTACTTTCTCACTACTACCTCACCCATGAAAGCGAGTACTTTCATCTCAAAGATAAGCAAGAGTTCCATCAGCAATTATCTTGGGGTAATGGTAAAGTCTTTTTACCGGATTTAAAGAATTACACCCTGAAAATAGAAGCATTACGAGCCTTGGGAATGCTTAAATTTCTTCAGTCAGAACGCAAGTTTACTGAAAATGATGCTGATTTGATATTGTTGAAAAATATTTCACTTCAATGTAGCAAACACATTCGCAGAACTCTGGGAATTAATATTGAGATGGGAAAAAAGAGTGTTTCAGCAATCAGAATACTGGAGAGGTTATTGAAGTTGTTGGGCTTAAAGCTCAAGCGTATCGATAATGAGGTTTATCAAATAAATTTAGAAACACTCTATGATGAGAGGCAAAAAATATTTACAGTATGGCATCAGCGAGATGAATTGATGTTGTTAAATATCAGTGGAGTCAAAGAGGAAATGTCCAATACGTCTTTGAATGGAAAGTTCGAGCCTACACCAGCAAGTTACATGATATGA
- a CDS encoding type II toxin-antitoxin system Phd/YefM family antitoxin, producing MVIINRQEGESVALIAVEELNSLLETAYLLRSPKNADRLLTALQRARARTFKPQTINELHQELGIGEG from the coding sequence GTGGTGATTATTAATCGGCAAGAAGGCGAAAGCGTTGCCCTAATTGCTGTTGAAGAATTAAACAGTTTGCTAGAAACAGCTTATTTACTTCGCTCGCCTAAAAATGCCGATCGCTTGCTAACTGCGTTGCAAAGAGCGAGAGCCAGAACTTTCAAACCACAAACAATCAATGAACTACATCAGGAGTTAGGTATTGGTGAAGGATGA
- a CDS encoding IS200/IS605 family accessory protein TnpB-related protein translates to MSVVTIQTTAFNTNQNRTALDYLEEYGIIFGQATRTAFALRNRIGKTTTKESGLEKTICKELEKRFGISNSEAKNAYNKAASTYSSQVELVDLYIEDNYDRIKEIRQTIKKLEFKLSKAVVSGHESTAKRLKRKIHFKQQKINKLEAKILRLKESKTTGHFTVTFGSSRLFEKQYRLKENGYKNKKEWLEDWRAERSNRSFFIGSKNFASGNQLVRYNAISQTLTITVTPELRAKYGDAVTLHNISFAYGQEWLLTAIEPVKHTSTRKGNDGEKKAASRNGSKQPVTYEIVNKDGEFYVNATLETVDPVTQTFLENGALGIDFNPNSIDWSVIDRHGNLKRHGSIKINVQDKRSAQTKDIIGKAVSEVVRIALRCGVPVVIENLDFAQKKASMKEKSAKYARMLSNMAYSQFTQMIESRCVKSGVELIKVEAAYTSVIGVTKYMAIYGLNSGCAAALVIARRGQNRTERLPKHLDSYFKKPEDKLKSGAWKKVARKIDICGAFKRHKFYSPGIKQVKTNCLLHGTLRQTKTSRRFDTVQVLVTPHIRKKPCAIGIPVLKGLNP, encoded by the coding sequence TTGTCCGTCGTAACTATCCAAACAACAGCATTCAACACTAATCAAAATAGAACGGCGTTAGATTACCTAGAAGAATACGGGATAATTTTCGGACAAGCTACCCGAACAGCATTTGCGCTACGAAATCGAATTGGTAAGACAACAACCAAAGAATCTGGGTTAGAAAAGACTATTTGCAAGGAGCTTGAAAAGCGGTTTGGTATTTCCAACTCAGAAGCTAAAAACGCTTACAATAAAGCGGCGTCTACTTATAGTTCTCAAGTAGAGTTAGTAGACCTATACATAGAGGACAACTACGACCGCATCAAAGAGATTCGACAGACTATTAAGAAATTAGAATTTAAGCTAAGCAAAGCTGTTGTGTCTGGACATGAATCAACCGCTAAAAGGTTGAAAAGAAAGATTCACTTCAAGCAACAGAAAATTAACAAGCTTGAGGCTAAAATCCTCCGTCTAAAAGAGTCGAAAACTACAGGACATTTTACCGTAACTTTTGGATCGTCCAGGTTATTTGAAAAGCAGTACAGGTTAAAAGAAAACGGTTACAAAAATAAAAAAGAATGGCTGGAGGACTGGCGTGCAGAGCGGTCTAATCGTTCTTTCTTTATAGGCTCAAAGAACTTTGCATCAGGAAATCAGTTAGTTAGATATAATGCTATATCGCAGACATTAACTATAACTGTTACCCCGGAGTTAAGAGCAAAGTACGGTGATGCCGTTACCCTGCATAATATTAGTTTTGCCTACGGTCAAGAGTGGTTGCTGACTGCAATAGAACCAGTTAAACACACCTCTACCCGTAAAGGTAATGATGGGGAGAAGAAAGCGGCTTCTAGGAACGGTAGCAAGCAGCCAGTCACCTATGAAATAGTTAACAAAGATGGGGAGTTTTATGTTAATGCAACCCTCGAAACAGTTGACCCAGTAACCCAAACATTTTTAGAAAATGGTGCGCTGGGAATTGACTTTAATCCTAATAGTATTGATTGGAGCGTAATAGACCGGCATGGGAACTTGAAGCGCCACGGATCTATTAAAATCAATGTTCAGGATAAGCGCTCAGCGCAAACAAAAGACATTATTGGAAAAGCCGTATCCGAAGTAGTCAGAATTGCATTGAGATGCGGCGTACCCGTAGTTATTGAGAATTTAGATTTTGCCCAAAAGAAAGCATCTATGAAAGAAAAAAGTGCAAAATATGCGCGGATGCTTTCTAATATGGCATACAGTCAGTTTACCCAGATGATTGAATCTAGATGTGTCAAATCTGGGGTAGAACTGATTAAAGTTGAAGCTGCTTACACCAGTGTTATTGGTGTGACGAAATACATGGCAATTTATGGTTTGAATTCTGGGTGTGCCGCAGCGTTGGTAATAGCGCGGCGCGGTCAGAATCGAACTGAAAGATTACCCAAACACCTTGATTCTTACTTTAAAAAGCCAGAGGACAAATTGAAGTCGGGAGCTTGGAAGAAGGTAGCTAGGAAGATTGATATTTGTGGCGCTTTTAAACGTCATAAATTTTATTCTCCTGGTATCAAACAGGTAAAGACTAACTGTCTTTTGCACGGCACGCTACGGCAAACAAAGACCTCTAGGAGGTTTGATACTGTGCAGGTTTTAGTGACCCCTCATATCCGTAAAAAGCCTTGCGCTATCGGCATCCCTGTCCTTAAGGGCTTAAATCCTTAA